TTTCCCACCCATTTTGATTTCCTGGTCTTCCATAAGGAGATAAGTAGCCAGTTCACAATCAAAGAAAGGCTGAATTTTACAAACAATCAATTTAAGAATTTCCTCCGGGTCATCGAGTGCCGTAATCTCCATTCCAATAAAATATAGAAAATTTAGTTCTTGAGCCTGAGCCTCTAATTTTGAGGCTTCTTCTTCTAACCGTTTTACCTGTAATTCGATTTTTTGGGCATAGTGTTTAAGTTGTTGTGCTTGCTCATTAAGTTGTTTGGCTTGAGTTTTAATGCTTTGTGCCTTTGTTTCTATCTTCTTTGCCTCTTTGCCAAGTAATTTTATTCTTGCCTCCTGGTCTGATTCGAGTTCTTCATCTTCTGCCTCCAATTCAAGTTGCCAGATTCCTTTTTCTAATCTGATAGTTTCCTTATCTAAGTGATTTGTCTGCATACTTAACTCTTCTGCCTCGACCATTAAGGTTTTTACCCGTTCCAGGTCAGATTCAAAAAGATAGTTTTCGCCTATATTTTTATCAATTAAATGATTGTGAAATCAAAAAAGCCAGTTCAATCATCCCATAAAGTAAAGTGGGAGGAATAGAATATGCTTCGGTAACCATCGAATATAATTCATCTGCGTTAATTTTAAGGTGGGTAGCTCGGTCTTTATAGAACTCCATTTTGAGGTTTCCATCTAATATCTGGCAACCACCAACGACACCAATAGGCTCACGATGGAAAATAAGTGGGTAGGCAAAACCTAAAAATCCGCTATAACAACTACTAATAACAGGTTTTTTAAGCGATTCTACCTGTTTTATTAAACACGGAAGATATTCTTCATCACATCTTTTCCTTAATGTCAAATCCTTTCTAATCAATTGACAATGTCTTGAATCTTGAGGGGTTTTATAGACAAACTCACCAAATTCATTTAATATCCAACATGGTGTTCCTATCCTGGCAAGGAAAATCCTT
Above is a genomic segment from bacterium containing:
- a CDS encoding PocR ligand-binding domain-containing protein — protein: MMKKSTQTEEILKEFINSKEWTQLRRIFLARIGTPCWILNEFGEFVYKTPQDSRHCQLIRKDLTLRKRCDEEYLPCLIKQVESLKKPVISSCYSGFLGFAYPLIFHREPIGVVGGCQILDGNLKMEFYKDRATHLKINADELYSMVTEAYSIPPTLLYGMIELAFLISQSFN